The sequence TACCGCTCGCTTACCGCTGCTCTTTCGCGAAGAAGGCGGCACATTTTTTTAGGAAGGCGTTTTCTTGTTCGAGCTCGGCGATCCGGCGTTCCATCTCACGGATCCGCGCTCGCTCCGCGGCGTCCCGCGCCTGCTCGGTGTTCCCCGACCGGCGACGCTTTTC is a genomic window of Streptosporangium album containing:
- a CDS encoding transposase encodes the protein MAGKNYAQEFKDEVVKAVLDDQVTIGQAAKDFGVSRETVRNWVSKEKRRRSGNTEQARDAAERARIREMERRIAELEQENAFLKKCAAFFAKEQR